One Clavelina lepadiformis chromosome 1, kaClaLepa1.1, whole genome shotgun sequence genomic region harbors:
- the LOC143470246 gene encoding uncharacterized protein LOC143470246 isoform X1, with protein sequence MLLGKAMAFESYWKNLETYVGREAIHLCHHLWYSKQPSSLGFLQLHWQDPSSEKELNLILRSQKQLWPIHKTNLYDAMQTVNAFRNSLNFRKKTLPSLLVSYNEAGTMKTFIVADSIHVRCNNDSRVVLGYLMQFIGCYYCLLFYYLSVVTHGCRKRKRREAIAPFSFFIFQNDIQKVLFYRILPLAKNNSGARDCTCLVSVALL encoded by the exons ATGCTCTTGGGAAAGGCAATGGCCTTCG AAAGTTATTGGAAAAACTTAGAAACTTATGTTGGAAGAGAAGCCATCCACCTGTGCCATCACTTATGGTATAGTAAACAACCCTCATCATTAGGTTTCCTTCAGCTACACTGGCAG GATCCATCATCAGAGAAAGAACTTAATCTCATTTTGAggtcacaaaaacaactttggcCAATCcacaaaacaaatctttatGATGCAATGCAGACTGTTAAT gcaTTTCGGAATAGTTTAAACTTCAGAAAGAAAACACTGCcaagtttgcttgtttctTATAACGAAGCCGGAACCATGAAAACATTCATTGTTGCTGATTCAATCCACGTCAGATGTAACAACGATTCGAGGGTGGTGTTAGGCTATTTAATGCAATTTATCGGttgttattattgtttattattttattatttatcgGTTGTTACTCACGGATGCCGGAAGAGGAAGCGCAGAGAGGCCATTGcccccttttctttctttattttccaaaatgacaTTCAAAAAGTGCTCTTTTATCGAATTTTGCCCCTTGCCAAAAATAATTCCGGCGCCCGTGATTGTACCTGCCTTGTTTCTGTTGCACTGCTGTAA
- the LOC143470246 gene encoding uncharacterized protein LOC143470246 isoform X2, translated as MLTTLDNKCNSNVERQCRKNEDPSSEKELNLILRSQKQLWPIHKTNLYDAMQTVNAFRNSLNFRKKTLPSLLVSYNEAGTMKTFIVADSIHVRCNNDSRVVLGYLMQFIGCYYCLLFYYLSVVTHGCRKRKRREAIAPFSFFIFQNDIQKVLFYRILPLAKNNSGARDCTCLVSVALL; from the exons ATGCTAACCACGCTAGACAACAAATGTAACAGCAATGTTGAGCGGCAATGCCGTAAGAATGAG GATCCATCATCAGAGAAAGAACTTAATCTCATTTTGAggtcacaaaaacaactttggcCAATCcacaaaacaaatctttatGATGCAATGCAGACTGTTAAT gcaTTTCGGAATAGTTTAAACTTCAGAAAGAAAACACTGCcaagtttgcttgtttctTATAACGAAGCCGGAACCATGAAAACATTCATTGTTGCTGATTCAATCCACGTCAGATGTAACAACGATTCGAGGGTGGTGTTAGGCTATTTAATGCAATTTATCGGttgttattattgtttattattttattatttatcgGTTGTTACTCACGGATGCCGGAAGAGGAAGCGCAGAGAGGCCATTGcccccttttctttctttattttccaaaatgacaTTCAAAAAGTGCTCTTTTATCGAATTTTGCCCCTTGCCAAAAATAATTCCGGCGCCCGTGATTGTACCTGCCTTGTTTCTGTTGCACTGCTGTAA
- the LOC143472133 gene encoding beta-1,4-galactosyltransferase 1-like — protein MKNLGGVFCRKQCVVAVLLLATFYLGMNFVTIEIYVKKNLSLKKRIKYNVTNDKTQTFSDQVGSEIYADSNIHDVNLNSISLSFEHTTSASRTADIPCPDESPLLKGPVGVNFEGAEKNDSNWPPTFEEIAAAYPTLENGGYYPGPSNCRTENTLAIIIPFRDREEHLRFFLYYIHGILQRQQARYRIFVVEQDDDQIFNKGQLMNTGFIYAHNDTTLHPKCFFFHDVDTVSEDDRTLYRCRGGNEVLHLSHRIDKFNYRFCCGMTVGGVIGMTNEQFQKLNGFSNAYYGWGAEDDDINARIIWIGRFSIYRPPDDYIRFKMIRHENDKKNPKNNERGALLDSWNKRQSKDGLNSLQSTITSVVEYPTHTRILVKPKPK, from the exons ATGAAAAACCTAGGAGGCGTTTTTTGTCGAAAACAATGTGTAGTTGCTGTATTGTTGTTAGCGACTTTCTATCTCGGGATGAATTTTGTCACCATAGAGATATATGTAAAGAAGAATTTATCTTTGAAAAAACGTATCAAATACAATGTTACAAATGACAAGACTCAGACGTTTTCTGACCAAGTGGGATCAGAAATTTATGCTGATAGCAACATCCATGATGTGAATTTAAATTCGATTTCCCTTTCCTTCGAACATACAACGTCCGCTTCGAGGACTGCTGATATTCCATGTCCAGATGAATCACCTTTGTTAAAAGGTCCAGTTGGAGTCAATTTTGAAG GTGCAGAAAAAAACGATTCCAATTGGCCACCCACGTTTGAAGAAATTGCCGCTGCATATCCAACGCTAGAAAATGGTGGATATTACCCTGGGCCCAGCAATTGCCGCACAGAGAACACTCTTGCCATTATAATTCCTTTTAGGGATAGAGAGGAACATTTAAG GTTTTTCCTCTATTACATCCACGGTATTCTTCAACGACAACAGGCACGTTACCGTATATTTGTGGTGGAGCAAGACGATGATCAAATATTTAACAAGGGACAACTCATGAATACTGGTTTTATTTATGCCCATAACGACACAACATTGCATCCCAAATGCTTCTTCTTTCACGATGTTGACACAGTAAGCGAAGATGATCGAACGTTGTACAGATGTAGAG GTGGAAATGAAGTGCTGCATTTGTCGCACCGTATTGACAAATTTAACTATCGATTTTGTTGCGGGATGACAGTGGGTGGAGTGATCGGAATGACAAACGAACAGTTTCAAAAACTTAATGGATTTTCCAATGCTTATTAC GGCTGGGGCGCTGAAGACGACGATATAAACGCAAGAATTATTTGGATAGGTCGCTTTTCGATATACAGACCTCCAGACGACTATATACG ATTCAAAATGATTCGTCACGAAAACGACAAAAAAAATCctaaaaacaatgaaagaGGAGCTTTGCTCGACAGCTGGAACAAACGACAGTCCAAGGATGGATTAAACTCTTTACAATCGACAATTACGAGCGTTGTTGAATATCCGACTCATACAAGAATATTGGTTAAACCAAAACCCAAATAA
- the LOC143470002 gene encoding PRELI domain-containing protein 1, mitochondrial-like: MDQNVSTSNANGSSKYGSIIDILECSWINAVTGFWKKYPNQYSQHVLTEDILERKVFPDGKLYTRRLLSKTNPLPQWGVVVFKSHLKQVAHVIEESIVDPAKHVMTVYTWNTTYAHMMEVHERLTITPADITKTTQVFREGWVNSSLTGFRHVLRQFGLTRWKSNARKAFLGYQSVLVQPTTHIGQHTVLGEKALDSLHEVKDKAKKKAIDLAVRANSPSVQS, from the exons ATGGATCAAAATGTGAGCACATCCAATGCAAATGGATCCAGTAAATATGGATCGATAATTGATATACTCGAGTGCTCTTGGATTAATGCAGTAACTggattttggaaaaaatatcCCAACCAATACAG tCAACACGTACTAACCGAAGATATTCTGGAGAGAAAGGTATTTCCAGATGGAAAGCTTTACACCCGTCGGCTTCTAAGTAAAACAAACCCATTGCCACAATGGGGTGTTGTTGTGTTTAAATCTCACTTGAAGCAGGTCGCACATGTCATAGAGGAATCAATTGTCGATCCTGCCAAACATGTCATGACTGTTTACACTTGGAACACTACCTATGCACATATGATG GAAGTACATGAGCGGTTAACCATCACACCAGCCGACATTACAAAGACGACCCAGGTTTTTAGAGAAGGATGGGTGAATTCATCCCTCACTGGATTTCGACATGTTTTAAGACAGTTTGGTTTAACTCGTTGGAAATCGAATGCAAGAAAAGCATTTCTAGGTTATCAAAGTGTTCTTGTGCAGCCAACTACTCACATTGGCCAGCATACAGTTCTTGGAGAGAAAGCTCTCGACTCCTTACATGAAGTAAAAGataaagcaaaaaagaaaGCTATTGATTTGGCAGTCAGAGCAAATTCTCCTAGTGTTCAATCTTGA
- the LOC143469709 gene encoding tRNA N6-adenosine threonylcarbamoyltransferase-like, producing the protein MPLTVIGFEGSANKLGIGIVRDGVVFSNPRHTYVTPPGKGFLPRETAKHHREWMLNVLKQALTDAGLTHVDIDCVAYTKGPGMGAPLVSVAVAARTVAQLWNKPLIGVNHCIAHIEMGRLITSADNPTVLYVSGGNTQVIAYSERRYRIFGETIDIAVGNCLDRFARIIQISNDPSPGYNIEQLAKKGNKFLQLPYTVKGMDVSFTGILSFIEDAAKNKTLMAEYTPADLCFSLQETLFSMLVEITERAMAHCGSQEVMIVGGVGCNLRLQEMMEIMANERGAKLYATDERFCIDNGAMIAQAGFEMYRTGLKDATYEDLLEESWCTQRFRTDEVEVTWRDP; encoded by the exons ATGCCATTAACTGTAATTGGATTTGAAGGCAGTGCTAACAAATTGGGCATTGGCATAGTTAGAGACGGTGTTGTATTTTCCAATCCACGCCATACGTATGTCACACCACCTGGTAAAGGATTCTTGCCACGTGAAACAGCTAAACATCACAGAGAATGGATGCTAAACGTGTTGAA GCAAGCACTGACTGATGCAGGATTGACACATGTCGATATTGATTGTGTTGCTTATACAAAGGGCCCAGGCATGGGAGCACCACTTGTTTCTGTAGCTGTTGCTGCGCGAACTGTGGCGCAGTTGTGGAATAAGCCACTTATTGGTGTTAACCATTGTATTGCTCACATTGAAATGGGTCGACTTATAACCTCGGCTGACAACCCTACTGTACTCTATGTGTCTGGAGGAAATACTCAA GTAATAGCTTATTCTGAAAGACGCTATCGTATCTTTGGGGAGACTATTGACATTGCTGTAGGTAATTGCCTGGATCGCTTTGCAAGGATTATTCAGATATCAAATGATCCAAGCCCAGGTTATAATATTGAACAATTAGCTAAAAAGGGAAACAAATTTCTGCAGCTCCCCTATACTGTAAAGGGGATGGATGTTTCTTTCACAG GGATCTTGTCATTTATTGAAGACGCAGCAAAAAACAAGACTTTGATGGCGGAATATACTCCTGCAgatttgtgtttttctcttcaagAAACACTATTTTCCATGTTAGTTGAAATCACTGAGCGTGCAATGGCTCACTGTGGTTCACAGGAGGTTATGATTGTTGGTGGTGTTGGTTGTAACCTGAGATTGCAG GAAATGATGGAAATTATGGCAAATGAAAGAGGAGCAAAACTGTATGCCACAGATGAACGATTTTGTATTGATAATGGTGCCATGATTGCTCAGGCTGGGTTTGAAATGTACAGAACTGGGCTAAAAGATGCTACTTACGAAGATTTACTTGAAGAATCTTGGTGTACACAAAGGTTTAGAACAGATGAAGTAGAAGTAACATGGAGAGACCCTTGA
- the LOC143470246 gene encoding uncharacterized protein LOC143470246 isoform X3: MLLGKAMAFESYWKNLETYVGREAIHLCHHLWYSKQPSSLGFLQLHWQIQNGQKRATEAIRQHLEKEESEWEYGLLKQIEEKFRNVYQFDYNTI, translated from the exons ATGCTCTTGGGAAAGGCAATGGCCTTCG AAAGTTATTGGAAAAACTTAGAAACTTATGTTGGAAGAGAAGCCATCCACCTGTGCCATCACTTATGGTATAGTAAACAACCCTCATCATTAGGTTTCCTTCAGCTACACTGGCAG ATTCAGAATGGACAAAAAAGGGCTACTGAAGCTATTAGACAACATTTAGAAAAGGAAGAATCAGAATGGGAATACGGTCTACTAAAACAG ATTGAGGAAAAATTCAgaaatgtttatcaatttgATTACAATACGATTTAA